A window of Macrotis lagotis isolate mMagLag1 chromosome 1, bilby.v1.9.chrom.fasta, whole genome shotgun sequence genomic DNA:
TTTGTTTGGAGTTTtgactttgcatttatttctctGCTACTATCACTTAATTGGCTTAACAGTAGTTTGAGTAATGAGAATGACCTAAAAtgtaatgtattttaaaaatgacatttaaaatatcaataaacttctttaattttaaaaagaaataaaatggtttatgtagcaaaattttaaaaaatctatcatgGAATAAAGTATGAAAACACTAGATTTGACTTCATGAAATCTTTGGGTGTCTTAGGCATTTGACATTTTAacttgcatgaccctgggcaagtcacttaaccccaattgcctttcaaaacaaaacaaaaacaaaaaaaaataaatctttaagttTTGAATTCCTATTTTGCCAATTATTAGGcatgtgatctcaggcaagtcatttaacttctgtaaaatgagcttagTAAGCATTTTGCTCCCTTCCTCATAGGGATATTTTaaagaaagtgctttgcaagccttgctaaaatgctataaaatggtGCCTTTCTGTATGTCTAGCTACATGGGGCATGTCAGAATCTGAAGGGATGTGAGTGTGGTGAAGGTCTCCCAGTTCCACTTTTGGGGGCATAAatttgtcttcctgtagttctctTCCAGCAGCCCCAAATTTTGCTCTCTGGGACTTTGTAGAACTGATCACCCTGCCTTGTGATAGCTTCTCAAATACCTGAAGTAAAATCAGAAAGAATTTCTTAAGGACCTAATTTGCACAGGACACTGTATTAAGCACTTTAAAAAGTCATCCCAGTTCCCCTAACTCTTCTCTGGGCTGAATATAGTTACTTGctatctctgagtctcagttcttcatctgtatcatgaagggattggactataTGCTATCCAAGTTTCCTGCCAACCTTTAGTCTATGATCCTTACATTTACACAAGGTGTCCCTTAAAAATTCTTAGGGTAATTTAAAAACCTTAATTGTATTAAGATTCTTTCAAACACCACGTAtattactttaaagtttataaggAACTGTACAAACATCTTATTTGAGCCTTATGACAATTCAGTGAGGgttgcccattttacagatgagaaatgtcAGGATTTTAAAAACTGAGGAGAGAGGTTACATAGCTAGGGTGTACCAGAGGTAGGAATTGAACCCAGGCCTTGCCAACTCCAAATTTTGTAGCACAAAATAGCACATTGCTTCTTGGAGAAACACCCCAGGTTTCTTTCACCAGTACAGTCTCTAGACTCCTTTCCACTGTAGTCCTCCTCTCTAGTTTGCCAATGTCCTCAAAAGGTCCTCCAGAATGAGATCCAGAGTTGGACAGAGGTCAGTAAAAGGACTACCTCTTGAATACTAGGCTGGCTTCATACAGCTTCAACTTTACCTAGGAGTCAGATGATCCAGATTCTAATCCTGGCTCTACCATGTTCACAGGAGACAATCTTGGGCACTCATTTTGACTTAGTTTGTCTATCTGTCAAATAGGAATAACTCGTTGCACTACCCATTCATAGGGAGTTTTGATGGATCTAGTGATAAGGCACatgaaaatagatttgaaaagaatgaaggatTACACAAACTTGatggatttttattattttcaacagAAGACATTCCAATAGCCCAGCCCTCTCTGCCTCCCCTCATGTCCccaatcttctcttttccattacTGACTCAGCTCATCCACCAGGCATCAGTACCCTCTCCTTCTGACAAATAGATTTCTTGCTGGATGGTCAAAGGTGCCATCTTGAGGCCTGGTGGGTAGGAACTTGGTTCTTTCCATTCCAATAAGGCACAATAGAAGTAGTGTCCAGGGACATCTGGCTCAGTGTGCCCAAAGATAATCTCAGCTACTTGCTCTTGAGACCCATCCTGGGATTTCTAAAACTCTGGAGTGAGGTATATGATCATCTATtgtccttcttcccctccttcccacccTGATTatcatcttcctaaagtacagctTTAAAAACCTATTTCTCCCTTGGGGCTCCCAATAGCCCACAGGGTAAACTTCAGATTCCTCAAGGTgtcattggaagtcttcaaggTCTTGAATCTTCCCTCCCTTATCAATGTTTTCTTGTAATGCTCCCATTATGTATCCTATGTCTTAGTCAAATTGGGTGACCCACAATTTcatccttttccatttctgtGCTCAACTCACCAATTattccttttctgaaattcctttatctctctCAATATCTCTACAAATGTCAAACTCTTCTTTTAAATTAGTCCTTAATCATGAAGGAAAGAGAGCGCTTCAGACTGGCATTCATAGAATCAGCAAAATCGGTAGAGGTAATTAATTTATTGGTATCACAGTGGCATACTCCATGCCCCTGGCTCACTCTTACTATCCAGATAAATAGGCAGAGTCAGACAAATAAAGCCACTATCAGGTATTCCTTTCTTCAGGGACATCCAGATTGGATGGAAATCCCAGAGAGTAAACATTAACTCACAGTGAGGAAGTGTTGACCCCAGACCCTGACAGCTACAGCTAGAAGAGATCCCCAAATTCCTCAGCCTTGTTTCTATCTGCTATGTCCACAATGCACTCAATCATTCTGTGCCATGATTCTGGGCCTCCCAGTGCAGATTTGGTGACTGCCAAGGTTGCTGTTTTTCATAGACCCCTTTTTGTTCATTGCTGCTTGGAAATTGCTTGGCGGCAGCAGTTGACTCCTGGGGTAGACTGTTATTAAGGTCGTTCAACTGGCTCTCCTGAGGTTCCTATGCTGCAATGTCATGGCATGCCTCCTTCCTGTGGCCCAGATCTTACTTTCTATGATTGCTTTGCCCCCGACCCACACACACAATTCAAATGCTGCTTCCTCTTCTAGCAAGTCTTCCTTGGTTTCCCGCCCCTCTTCCATTCAGATGTCAACTTTGATCACATCCCAGACTagaaatattctctctttttgaGCCCCTCTGCCCCTCCTTTCCCATGTCTAAACTTTCATTAAGGTCCTTAGCATAATCTACTTTGGATAATGATTATCTGTGCGTAATTCTCCTTTACCAGAGTATGAGCTATaagaatgtcttattttttttgcaGAATCCCACAGGTTCAACCACAGCACTATGAATAGAgcaataaatatttggtgaacTGAATTACATAATGGGAGCACTGAGGAGCTGAGTTACCTGTATGACCTGAGACAAAAACACTTTCCTATTCTGGGCTTCAGCTTCCACAATCCTTTAGAGTGAGAGGTTTGGACCTAATGTGGACCTAGCTCTAAGTCCTAGTATAATCTTTGGTATAGTCGGATTCAGCCTCAGAGATCTGAAAGATTAGAACTTTGGGGCTCAGAATTCTGCCAGTCTCCAGATGCCTGGGTCCACCTGCTTGTCATCCCCTACCTCATCAGATCATTGACACGCGATTCTTGATGTAGACATGGTAGGGATCGCTGCGCTTGTCCACCTTGCGGGAACGGGTATAGCCCAGGATGAGGCTGCCCACAGTGGCAGCAAAGAGAAACATGACAAAAAGGATGTACATGTAGGAATTGTCATCTCGGCCAGTCTGAGAACCCTGGGTCTGGTTGCCCAGCAGAGGTCCTGGCCCAGGTCCTGGCTCTGGTCCTGGAACTGGTCGACAAGGAAGACTCCTGTGGAGTGTGGCATTCAGCGCTCTCAGAACTGCCTGCAGGCTCTCATACCAAGGTTCTGTCCCACTGGGAGTCTCCATGGCCTTAGGAGATCAGAGAAGCAAGGTAGGATGAGGACTCTAAGCACACCaactgatgagagagagagagagagagagagagagagagagagagagagattaattaggtggtttcttccttttttaaaatttgaaactatAACTGACTTTAAAGGTCCCTAGGTTGTTCAGTGGAACTGAATCCAAATATACACTCAGACatgtaatagctgtgtgaccctgggcaagtcacttaacctctgtccaCCTCactttccccaactataaaatgagggaaacaaTGGTAGCTTTACCTCTCAGtcctattgtgaggatcaaaagagataatataggTAGTGCTTAGTAGAATACCTGTCCATGGTAGGTACTAATAAATTCtagttccctttccccttccttaaaGATCCAAATCTAGTCCCACCTCTTGGGGAAAGCCTACCCAGCCCACAGAGCTCTCTTCATTTCCCCAAGATTGGggttgtttatctttttttgtttctctgagaACCTCTATTTTAAGGATATTGCCCAGGTCAGCCCTGTTCCCATCTTCATTCCTCTCTGAATTCCACTCTAGTCTCACATAGACTCTTGAAGGCACCTTCTTGCACCCTCTCCACCCCTATCcatttttatgattccttttaTATGTGgtctttcattagaatgtaaactccttaagggcagggaccaTCTTTCTGCTTATATTTCCAGTATTTATCAAAAGCCTGGTCCTagtaagctctatataaatgcttattgacttgacttgttGACTTGAATGGATCTTGGGACTGGGGTGATGACTTTCCATGGTAAAATAGAGTAGTTTCCTAGACAGAAATAGGAAGTTCTAAGAGGGGGCTtttggagaaagagaatgaattctgttttagacatgctGAGTTAGAGACATCTCTGTTACATTTATTCCAAAGGGCTCCATGGGcatacagtaagcatttaataaagtgCCGCTGACTTCTGTGTCCAGACACCTTGAGaaagcctatggaccccttctctgAATCaccatgtttttttaaaagcataaaataaaatacatagaattctAGGTaatcacaaaggaaaccaattatattgaaatgtgattataaaaaaaatgttttaacacAAGTTCACAGAtgccaggttaagaacccttgctacatggccagacttcagaaaagcctagaaaaacttgcatgaactgatagtaaagtgagcagaaccagaagaacagtgtatccactaacagcagcattgtgagatggtcaattttggtggacttagcttttctcagcaatgcaatgatcaaagataattctaaaggtcTTGTGATGGAGTATACCATctagatccagagaaggaaatatggaatctgaatgccaACCAAAGCattctaatttcaattttttaaatttgttttatgttttatgccTTTTTCCCtgtcatggtttttttccctttttgttcttattcttcttttacaacatgacaaatatggaaatatgtttaacatgtttatacatgtataacctatattagtttactttctgtcaaggggaggagggagggaaggaagaaaaatgtggaattcaaaaccttacaaaaaatgattattgaaaactgtttctacatgtagttggaaaaataaataaataaataaacaaacaaacaaataaataaataaataagtgaatgaatgctgaaagaaCTTTTGCTACAATCTGACCTCTATAGTATTTTGTTTCAGTTATGTGAATCTTTTCTCCGACCCAGCTAAGAACTGTATCCAAATCAGTAtgtgtctctcttttttctccttctgctcCAAGGTAGCCAAGTAGGAGGCTAGCCAAACCAGGGGAATTTAAAAAAGACCAATTGACTGATTAGTTGCAAGGTATTGATTATAACATATTCTGAATTCTGGCTATTTACAATTTTTTAGATTGGGAGAAACCTAATATTTCAAAAAGGATTAGTATTAGTTCTAGACTTTGGTCAGTCTCAGGTTTGTATGACCTTAGATAAAACATTTTCCCTTGGATTGgacctatttcctcatttgtaaaatgaggtgccTTGTTGGACCTTATCCAAATCACTAAGCacctctggacttcagtttcctaatctgaaatAAAAAGAGAGTTGGAAAATGTAATGACTTAAAAGTGTTGAGTATAAactagttataattattattaataataatatactatCGTTATttttaggggcagccaggtgtcACAGTggcctggtttcaaatctgacctcagatatttattagttgtgtgaccctgagcaagtcatttaaccctgttagcctcagttttctcatctgtaaaatgaacaaacTACTCCAAGAATTTTTTGTCAAACaaaagaagagttggacacaactgaaatggctGACAACAGTGAAAGGTGAAAGCCAGGGTCACATGCAAGGGACTTGGACTAACTCTATATGGTCCAAGGTCTAGGGCTAGTTTCTTTCTAGAGTATCTCTCGCAAATGTTTTCCACTTTTCTACTTAGTATAAGATGTGATGTGTCCTCATAATAATTATCctggataataataatgataataataattatcattattgctTATAATAATATAAAGTCCCCCCCACTTTTgctctccccactctaatccatctTGTATCTACTACCAGAATAATCTTTCTCATGTAGGTCTGACTGATCATATAAAATCTCCAGGGActtcttgtcttcttttctttttttaggtttttttttttgcaaggcaaatggggttaagaggcttgcccaaggccacacagctaggtaattattaagtgtctgaggccagatttgaacccaggtactcctgattccagggctggtgctttatccactgtgccacctagccgccctgacttCTTGTCTTctgagaaaaaattcaaattcctcaTTCTGACAACCAAAGCCTTAGACAACCTGGTATCACCTTACCTACCTTTCTAGCCTTGTTACAACCTACTCCCCCACACATAATCTACGAACAAGTCAAAATGGTTGAGTCCTTCCCCCAAATTCACCCCATAATTTCCAGTGTCTAAACCTTTCTCCTGGTCATTCTCTGTGTTTGGAATgttcaatcacttttttttttactaattaatTCTCTCCCATCCTTTAAAGCTCAACTCAGAACCCCAGGGAGctttccttacttccttctccATTCCCATCCTCTAGTTAGTAAAGACTTCTCTCCCCTCTCAGATCCCACATAGTTCTCTGGTGGACCTCTTGAATGCATTTCCTATGTAATACTTTGTATTGTAATAAGCTCCTCTAGGGTAGGGGCCTGGCTTTATCTAAATTTATATCTGATCCAGCATAGAGCTTTTTTGGAAAGTACAGTTTGTTCAGTTGAATTGTTCATTGTGTGTAAGAATCTGGGCCTAAGAAGACATCCcacttttctcttctccagagaGAAGGCTACTCCCTGGTCATTTTCTCTGCCATCCCCCAGGTCTGGAATGCTCCTCCTCTGTTCTACAACTGacctccttggcttcctttaaatcctaactaaaatccccttttctataggaagccttccctATCCTCTCTtaatttcattccttccttctgttatgtCCTATTTATCCCATATGttgcttgctttgtatatatttgtttgcatgttgtctcccccattagactgtaaactccttgaaggcaggatctATTCTTTTGTCTCATCTTTTAATTTCCAGAATTTAGCAGGGTCTGACATATAATAGTTACTTAAAAATGTTAACTGATTGATTGAAATCAAAAGAAGAGCAAAATCCCTGGGGTTCTGCAGTCCCTCTGTAGAGGTCTTTGGTTTATcagatttcattcttcttttaatgATCCTCTGAAGAGGTCCTTGACCCTTTAAACCAGAAGGATTTCAGAACTCCAGAAATTTCACTTTTAAGGATCTTCTCCTAGGTTCTGCTACCCCCTGACCTAACACCCCAAGActtctctgtctttcctccttACTTCTGGGAGATGGATGAGACAATAAGCCTAccaaagagagaggagaaaggaaggggaggggaaaaaaaacagaaaaatgatggAAGCGGTAACTCAAATAGTCAATACACAGACCATAGCCTTAAACCCAGGCTGGAAGAATCGAGGATTTTATAAAATCAGAGATGTTAAGACTGGACTGGGAAGAACTgtattagaacacagaatgtcaacaTCCTTAGGGCTTGTTTAGCATCACAGAATTTCAggactggaaaggacctcagaattCACTTAgaccaactccctcattttttaaTTGGGGAAGCTAAGGGCTAGGGAGGGGAAAGGATctttccaaggtcacaaatcAAATAGATGTCAGAGCTTTAAACATCCTCCCCTGCTTCCTTCAATGAACTCAGCTGAATCAAGTTACTGACAAAAGATTatgtatttttctctaatttttttttctgtttggatttgattctcttttcacaacatgattaataatggatctatgtttagtatggttatacatgtatagcctataatagattgctttctgttagaggaaagggaaagcaaaggaaggaaagcaaatgtaaaactaaaaaccttgcaaaaaaaatgattggtgaaaactaccattgcatgtaattggaaaaacaaataaataaaatatttaaatttctaaaattaaataaagatcAGTGGGGGAAGAATCCATGACTAGACAGGAGGTAGAGAGGATTgttgaagataaaatagaatttcaattcatatttcaattacataaaaccttgcaaaaatgattattgaaaactaccactgcatgtagttggaaaactaaataaattaaatatttaaatttttaaaagttactgaCAAAAGATCCTAGACATGCCTCAGAAATGAAATGTTAAAGACAAAGCAGTATATATCTGGCATCTTCTCACTCTCCTTGACTCCTCAGAGTCCTTCCCAGACCCTGTTCCTTAGATTTCTCTTCCCTGGAGGCTGTTGGCTGGTGCAGTGACTAGAGTATTGTTTCTTGAATTCAGAAGACCGGAGTCACATAGGGGAACTCTGGAAATCAAAAAGGAATCTTTAAGAAGAAtaaggaaggggtggctaggtgatgcagtggatagagcaccggccctggagtcaggagtacctgagttcaaatccggtcttagacacttaatcattacctaggccttgggcaagccaccccattgcctagaaaaaacctaaaaaaaaaaaagaagaataaggaaaacaaaattataatggTAACAAAAGGCCATGAACCctgaaaggaagaggagagaggcaATGAGAAGACTCCCAGACTGGAAGTCAGGGATCTTGGATACAAATCttgtgacctcagtttccttctctgtaaaatgagagacatGGATTAAATCTGAAGGACCCTCTCAGCTCTGAATTCATTATTCTAGATTGTCTTCAAGCCCTGatgttccatgttctaaggtccctcccaaatCAGACATTCTGTGTTGCAGAAACATTTGTCTGCTTTCATGTTCTATAGTCTAGGACAGGAGaaggaaccttttttttctgccagtGGCATTGGATATTTATCATTTGCCTGGTAtttttggtcaaaaatttaattaattcaccctttaAAAAGCTCCTATACTTCTGGAATTTTGAATTCTGCCTAtggttgccatggcagcaccagacTAAATGATTCTGAGGACCTTATCCAGCCCATAGGACAGTTGCTCCCTACCCCTGTTTTGGGATAAGGGATGATCATTACTTGGCAATTTTGAGTATTCTAAGACTTTGAGAGGTTGTGGGTGAAGTATAAATGTTGAATGTAGTCCTCAGTATTCCTGTAATTAAGTCATTCCCATGTCAGGGCATCTctgccccacccacccaccccaggGCTCACAGTTTCATCTTGCAAGGATCCAAACTCCTGCAAGGGTTGGTACTTGGAAGGCAGGGCTCTAGAAAGATCTGACCTCAACAGGAGCAGAGGTGGGCAGGAGGAGAGAAGAATTCTGAAAGAGAGTCCCAGGACAAACAGAGGGAT
This region includes:
- the KCNE3 gene encoding potassium voltage-gated channel subfamily E member 3 — protein: METPSGTEPWYESLQAVLRALNATLHRSLPCRPVPGPEPGPGPGPLLGNQTQGSQTGRDDNSYMYILFVMFLFAATVGSLILGYTRSRKVDKRSDPYHVYIKNRVSMI